In Marisediminicola antarctica, one DNA window encodes the following:
- a CDS encoding uridine kinase, which yields MAKWTPARADTLEALAREILHNYSRGRALVAVDGVDGQETARFANDLADACRALGSHVVRASIEEFLRPASERSARGSDSAEVLYRDSFDYDEFRRVLAHPFRSGETREQEQTVPADAILLVDGVFLNRPELAGLWSYSIWLDSAPGLAADKLYAAEAHPRAAAVAIIDNTDPEHPRRVFADAC from the coding sequence ATGGCGAAATGGACACCCGCGCGAGCCGACACCCTCGAGGCTCTCGCACGCGAGATCCTGCACAACTACTCCCGCGGTCGCGCGCTCGTTGCCGTGGACGGTGTCGATGGGCAGGAGACCGCACGATTCGCGAACGACCTCGCGGACGCGTGCCGGGCGCTCGGCAGCCACGTCGTGCGCGCGTCGATAGAGGAGTTCCTTCGGCCGGCGTCGGAGCGGAGCGCGCGCGGGAGCGACTCGGCCGAGGTCCTCTACCGAGACTCGTTCGATTACGACGAGTTCCGCCGTGTGCTCGCGCATCCGTTCCGTTCCGGCGAGACCCGGGAGCAGGAGCAAACGGTCCCCGCAGACGCGATCCTCCTGGTGGATGGGGTATTCCTCAACCGGCCAGAGCTCGCGGGACTGTGGAGCTACTCGATTTGGCTGGACTCCGCGCCGGGGCTCGCCGCCGACAAGCTCTATGCGGCCGAGGCGCACCCGCGAGCCGCTGCGGTGGCGATCATCGACAATACCGACCCCGAGCATCCGCGCCGGGTTTTCGCTGACGCCTGCTAG
- the nhaA gene encoding Na+/H+ antiporter NhaA, with product MTSSTPPSAPQNTIPARGSYREALRIGAVLRRETVGGILLVVAAVIALIWANSPASDSYFALRDFRIGYEPWHLELSLGAWAADGLLAIFFFLIGLELKKEFVAGDLRTFNRAIVPVAAAAGGVAVPALIYTAVNIFSPETLRGWAIPTATDIAFAVAVLAIVGSHLPSALRIFLLTLAVVDDLIAITIIAIFYSDDVQSTPLLLALIPFALYAFLAQKYRLFFHRRASAAWLVLLPIGFVVWALVHAGGIHATVAGVLLGFTVPVLHRRSGGGDTNGPGLSEVFEHRFRPLSAGFAVPVFAFFSAGVTIGGWDGLVSAVTDPVALGIILGLVVGKPIGIVGTTWLMSKISRVRLDPSLRWIDLIGVAILAGIGFTVSLLIADLSFTPDGTTNDHAKVGILLASVLAALLASVILRARNRTYRRIEAEEAVDADHDGIPDVYQQNDVYQQDDVHQQDRDAETEPPTRRGHEADLAVGEDSPPAGDSRR from the coding sequence ATGACATCCAGCACTCCCCCGAGCGCTCCGCAGAACACGATCCCGGCCCGCGGGAGTTACCGCGAAGCCCTCCGAATCGGCGCCGTCCTCCGCCGGGAGACCGTCGGCGGCATCCTGCTCGTCGTTGCCGCTGTGATCGCTCTCATCTGGGCGAACTCCCCCGCCTCCGACAGCTACTTCGCGCTGAGGGACTTCCGCATCGGCTACGAACCGTGGCACCTCGAGTTGAGTCTCGGAGCCTGGGCGGCCGACGGCCTGCTGGCAATCTTCTTCTTCCTCATCGGTCTAGAGCTCAAGAAGGAGTTCGTCGCCGGGGACCTTCGCACGTTCAACCGTGCCATCGTGCCCGTCGCAGCCGCCGCCGGCGGGGTCGCCGTTCCCGCGTTGATCTACACCGCCGTCAACATCTTCAGCCCCGAAACACTTCGCGGGTGGGCGATCCCCACCGCCACCGACATCGCGTTCGCCGTCGCGGTGCTCGCGATCGTCGGGTCGCACCTGCCGAGCGCACTGCGCATCTTCCTTCTGACGCTCGCGGTGGTCGACGATCTTATCGCCATTACCATCATTGCCATCTTCTACTCCGACGATGTGCAGTCGACACCCCTGCTGCTCGCTCTGATCCCGTTCGCCCTCTACGCCTTCCTCGCCCAGAAGTACCGCCTGTTCTTCCACCGCCGCGCCTCGGCCGCCTGGCTCGTTCTCCTGCCCATCGGATTCGTCGTCTGGGCACTCGTGCACGCGGGCGGTATCCACGCGACCGTCGCCGGTGTTCTGCTCGGCTTCACTGTGCCGGTTTTGCACCGCAGGTCCGGCGGCGGTGACACCAACGGGCCGGGCCTCTCGGAGGTCTTCGAGCACCGCTTCCGCCCGCTCTCGGCCGGCTTCGCCGTGCCCGTGTTCGCATTCTTCTCCGCTGGGGTCACCATTGGCGGCTGGGATGGGCTGGTCTCCGCCGTCACCGACCCGGTCGCGCTCGGCATCATCCTCGGCCTCGTCGTCGGCAAGCCGATCGGAATCGTCGGAACCACTTGGCTCATGTCGAAGATCAGCAGGGTTCGTCTTGACCCCTCACTGCGCTGGATCGACCTCATCGGCGTCGCCATCCTCGCGGGCATTGGATTCACGGTGTCACTGCTCATCGCCGACCTGAGCTTTACACCCGACGGCACCACGAACGATCATGCCAAGGTGGGCATCCTGCTCGCCTCCGTGCTCGCAGCCCTGCTCGCGTCGGTGATCCTGCGGGCGCGCAACCGCACCTACCGCCGCATCGAGGCCGAGGAGGCCGTCGACGCCGACCATGACGGGATCCCCGACGTGTACCAGCAGAATGACGTGTACCAGCAGGACGATGTCCACCAGCAGGACAGGGATGCCGAGACCGAGCCGCCGACGCGCCGAGGGCACGAGGCGGATCTCGCCGTGGGCGAGGACAGCCCGCCGGCCGGCGACTCCCGCCGCTGA
- a CDS encoding A/G-specific adenine glycosylase encodes MGRVSIAPDLSDWFRANARDLPWRRPGFTAWGTLVSEFMLQQTPVARVIPRLAEWLERWPSPSALAAAPPGDAVRAWASLGYPRRALNLHACAVAIAELHGGVVPEDVDQLLALPGVGPYTARAVAVFAYGHRHPVVDTNVRRVLARAVDGLGEPAPPSTRRDLAAMDALLPVTLTDARVFNAAAMELGAIVCTARAPKCDECPIRDACAWRAEGYPVYLGARKPVQKRFEGSDRQVRGLILAELRAVDVPVPASELTAVWADGTQRSRAIAGLLSDGLAVRTDAGYALPGH; translated from the coding sequence ATTGGACGGGTGAGCATCGCCCCGGACCTCAGCGACTGGTTCCGCGCCAACGCCCGCGACCTGCCGTGGCGCCGACCGGGGTTCACTGCGTGGGGGACGCTCGTGAGCGAGTTCATGCTGCAGCAGACACCCGTTGCGCGCGTCATCCCCCGGCTGGCCGAGTGGCTCGAGCGCTGGCCAAGTCCGAGCGCCCTCGCCGCAGCGCCGCCCGGTGACGCAGTTCGGGCCTGGGCGAGCCTGGGCTATCCTCGGCGCGCCCTCAACCTGCACGCATGCGCCGTCGCGATCGCCGAGCTCCACGGCGGAGTCGTGCCGGAGGATGTCGACCAGCTGCTCGCGCTGCCTGGGGTCGGGCCGTACACGGCACGCGCGGTCGCGGTCTTCGCCTACGGCCACCGGCATCCGGTCGTCGACACCAACGTGCGCCGCGTGCTCGCGCGGGCCGTCGACGGGCTGGGCGAGCCGGCACCCCCCTCGACCCGGCGCGACCTCGCGGCGATGGACGCACTGCTGCCGGTGACGCTCACCGACGCACGGGTGTTCAATGCCGCGGCGATGGAGCTCGGCGCGATCGTCTGCACCGCGCGCGCGCCCAAGTGCGATGAGTGCCCGATCCGGGATGCCTGCGCCTGGCGTGCCGAGGGGTATCCGGTCTACCTCGGCGCGCGCAAGCCGGTGCAGAAGAGGTTCGAGGGCTCCGACCGCCAGGTTCGCGGGCTGATCCTCGCGGAGCTGCGCGCTGTGGACGTGCCCGTTCCCGCAAGCGAGCTCACCGCTGTCTGGGCCGACGGCACCCAGCGCTCCCGCGCGATCGCCGGGCTGCTCAGCGACGGTCTGGCTGTGCGGACGGATGCGGGCTACGCCCTACCCGGACACTGA
- a CDS encoding ketopantoate reductase family protein, with protein MKVAVIGAGAVGGTIAALLHRAGHEVEVTARGEHLAAIADRGIRLSGAWGEHVAHVTASERLQGAPDIVFVTTKAHDAAAAVSDAGDLLDGIPVVIVQNGLGGMSVASTANPRARVVGALALFAASYLSPGDVAVTATGSVYLGADAGGAAILAESVLGNVLPVVVTPDFAGALWTKLVVNQINALPAITGMSAQAVIADPGLRRIMTDGMQETVRVALATGVRFAPLQGLSHPILITFGRVPFAVAQLLPLLFARRMGAVPNPGSTLQSIRRGQRTEVDYLNGAVVEAARAAGRAAPVNSALVALVHEVEARGRFLAPAEVFARTGRSGRR; from the coding sequence ATGAAGGTGGCGGTGATCGGCGCGGGCGCCGTCGGGGGAACCATCGCCGCGCTGCTGCACCGCGCCGGGCACGAGGTCGAGGTCACCGCACGGGGCGAGCACCTCGCGGCGATCGCCGACCGCGGCATCCGGCTCTCCGGCGCGTGGGGCGAGCATGTCGCCCACGTGACCGCGTCGGAGCGACTGCAGGGCGCTCCCGACATCGTGTTCGTCACCACGAAGGCCCACGACGCCGCGGCCGCGGTGAGCGACGCCGGAGACCTGCTCGACGGCATCCCCGTCGTCATCGTGCAGAACGGGCTGGGCGGGATGTCGGTCGCGAGCACGGCGAACCCGCGCGCACGAGTGGTTGGGGCACTCGCACTCTTCGCCGCGTCGTACCTGTCCCCCGGCGATGTCGCCGTGACGGCCACCGGGTCGGTGTATCTCGGGGCGGATGCCGGCGGCGCGGCTATTCTCGCCGAGAGCGTTCTCGGAAATGTTCTGCCCGTGGTCGTGACGCCCGATTTCGCCGGCGCACTCTGGACGAAGCTCGTTGTCAACCAGATCAACGCCCTCCCGGCCATCACCGGGATGAGCGCCCAGGCCGTCATCGCCGACCCTGGCCTCCGGAGAATCATGACCGACGGCATGCAGGAGACCGTGCGGGTCGCCCTCGCGACCGGCGTGCGGTTCGCGCCGCTGCAGGGGCTCTCCCACCCGATCCTGATCACCTTCGGGCGGGTGCCGTTCGCGGTCGCCCAGCTCCTGCCGCTCCTCTTTGCGCGGCGCATGGGCGCGGTCCCCAACCCCGGTTCGACCCTGCAGAGCATCCGTCGCGGGCAGCGAACCGAGGTCGACTACCTCAATGGGGCGGTCGTCGAAGCCGCTCGGGCGGCGGGCCGCGCCGCGCCGGTCAACTCGGCACTCGTCGCCCTCGTGCACGAAGTGGAGGCCAGAGGCAGATTCCTGGCCCCGGCCGAGGTGTTTGCGCGAACTGGCCGTTCGGGACGGCGCTAG
- a CDS encoding bifunctional riboflavin kinase/FAD synthetase, whose amino-acid sequence MRFFDSLNSIPVGFGPTAVTFGKFDGMHVGHRHVLDALLSVARKRALEPAAITFDRNPLSLLAPERCPEAIASNDQKRELFESTGVGTLVQLPFDPALSSMTAEEFVRRVLVVALDARVVLVGPGTRFGAGGTGDFALLTRLGADLGFDVRQLEPRLDDGDGRVSSTRIRELLAAGDVAEAGRLLGRHPSVRSMVVHGQQRGRALGYPTANLSPQLEGFIPADGVYAGRLTVDGVTMPAAISIGNNPTFEGVPERQVEAHVLDEDLDLYDRIVEVEFVEHIRGMAKFDSLDELIAQMGQDTLDVRGVLARANAVG is encoded by the coding sequence ATGCGATTCTTCGACTCCCTCAACTCCATTCCGGTCGGTTTCGGGCCCACAGCCGTGACCTTTGGCAAGTTCGACGGCATGCACGTCGGACACCGGCACGTGCTCGACGCGCTCCTCTCGGTCGCGCGCAAGCGCGCACTCGAGCCTGCGGCGATCACCTTCGACCGCAATCCGCTCAGCCTCCTCGCCCCCGAGCGCTGCCCCGAGGCGATCGCGAGCAACGACCAGAAGCGCGAACTGTTTGAGAGCACCGGGGTCGGCACCCTCGTGCAGCTGCCCTTTGACCCGGCGCTCAGCTCGATGACCGCGGAGGAGTTCGTGCGCCGGGTGCTCGTCGTCGCCCTCGATGCGCGGGTCGTGCTCGTCGGGCCCGGTACGCGCTTCGGCGCGGGAGGCACGGGAGACTTCGCGCTGCTCACCCGACTCGGCGCCGATCTCGGCTTCGACGTGCGGCAGCTCGAGCCGCGGCTCGACGACGGCGACGGCCGGGTCTCGTCCACTCGCATCCGGGAGCTTCTCGCCGCCGGCGACGTGGCGGAGGCCGGACGCCTGCTCGGGCGGCACCCCTCAGTGCGCTCCATGGTCGTGCACGGCCAGCAGCGCGGACGCGCGCTGGGCTACCCGACGGCGAACCTGTCGCCTCAGCTTGAGGGGTTCATTCCCGCGGACGGCGTCTATGCCGGACGCCTCACCGTCGACGGAGTGACGATGCCGGCCGCGATCTCGATCGGCAACAACCCGACGTTCGAGGGGGTGCCGGAGCGCCAGGTCGAGGCGCACGTGCTCGACGAAGACCTTGACCTGTACGACCGGATCGTCGAGGTCGAATTCGTCGAACACATCCGTGGAATGGCCAAGTTCGACTCGCTTGACGAGCTCATCGCCCAGATGGGCCAGGACACCCTCGACGTGCGCGGAGTGCTCGCCCGGGCGAACGCCGTCGGCTAG
- a CDS encoding globin: MRGAEHGAAVGENFYTHVGGRATFEKLVRAFYAGVREDPKLWPMYPASDLEGAIQRLTGFLEQYWGGPGTYSEQRGHPRLRMRHQPFRVNPEARDRWLAHMRVAVDSLDLAPLDDAMLWDYLERAAHAMVNTFDE, translated from the coding sequence CTGCGAGGAGCCGAGCACGGCGCCGCGGTCGGCGAGAACTTCTACACCCACGTCGGCGGACGCGCGACCTTCGAGAAGCTCGTGCGCGCCTTCTACGCCGGCGTGCGCGAGGATCCGAAGCTGTGGCCGATGTACCCAGCATCCGACCTCGAAGGGGCCATCCAGCGCCTCACGGGATTCCTCGAGCAGTACTGGGGTGGGCCGGGCACCTACAGCGAGCAGCGGGGCCACCCGCGCCTGCGCATGCGGCACCAGCCGTTCCGGGTGAATCCGGAGGCGCGCGACCGGTGGCTCGCGCACATGCGGGTTGCCGTCGACAGCCTCGACCTCGCACCGCTTGACGACGCAATGCTGTGGGACTACCTCGAGCGCGCCGCCCACGCAATGGTGAACACGTTCGACGAGTAG
- the truB gene encoding tRNA pseudouridine(55) synthase TruB, with product MSGTSGILLVDKPAGITSHDAVSRTRKRAGTKKVGHAGTLDPMATGLLVLGINSSTRLLTYVVGLDKEYFATIRLGASTVTDDREGDRLDQATTEDIDAIRPQAIVAEIARLTGDIEQVPSTVSAIKVDGKRAYALVRAGESVELRSRAVTVSAFELLGTRRVEVRAETEAETETETAANTANTATDTATDTATAAATAAGQTADQAAGAATINLDLDVRVECSSGTYIRALARDLGAALGVGGHLTALRRTRIGPFRVEDAADLATMVVAEHLVAPADVASALFPTIALDAQQVIDLTHGKRIRFADAADAAPVAALAPDGRLVGLLTIDSGVGKPLVNFPTDEVTA from the coding sequence GTGAGCGGCACCAGCGGCATCCTGCTCGTCGACAAGCCCGCGGGCATCACGAGCCACGACGCGGTCTCCCGCACCCGCAAGCGCGCGGGAACGAAGAAGGTCGGCCACGCCGGCACCCTCGACCCGATGGCGACCGGCCTGCTCGTGCTCGGCATCAACAGTTCGACCAGGCTGCTCACCTATGTGGTCGGCCTCGACAAGGAGTATTTCGCCACGATTCGCCTCGGAGCGTCGACCGTGACCGACGACCGCGAGGGCGACCGGCTCGATCAGGCCACCACCGAGGACATCGATGCCATCAGGCCGCAGGCGATCGTCGCCGAGATCGCGAGGCTCACGGGCGACATCGAGCAGGTGCCGAGCACCGTGAGCGCGATCAAGGTCGACGGCAAGAGAGCCTACGCGCTCGTCCGGGCGGGGGAGAGTGTCGAGCTGCGTTCGCGCGCCGTGACAGTGTCGGCCTTCGAGCTCCTCGGCACGCGTCGCGTGGAAGTCCGGGCCGAGACCGAGGCCGAGACCGAGACCGAGACCGCGGCGAACACGGCGAACACGGCCACGGACACGGCAACGGACACGGCAACCGCCGCGGCAACCGCCGCGGGCCAGACTGCGGACCAGGCCGCGGGCGCCGCGACGATCAACCTCGACCTCGATGTGCGGGTCGAGTGCTCGTCCGGCACCTACATCCGCGCGCTGGCCCGCGATCTCGGCGCTGCACTGGGCGTCGGCGGTCACCTCACCGCGCTGCGCCGAACGCGCATCGGCCCCTTCCGGGTCGAGGATGCGGCGGACCTCGCAACGATGGTTGTCGCCGAGCACCTGGTCGCACCGGCGGATGTCGCGTCGGCGTTGTTCCCGACGATCGCGCTCGACGCGCAGCAGGTCATCGACCTGACCCACGGCAAGCGCATCCGGTTCGCCGACGCTGCGGATGCCGCGCCCGTCGCCGCGCTCGCGCCGGACGGGCGCCTTGTGGGGCTGCTGACGATCGACTCGGGCGTCGGCAAGCCGCTCGTGAACTTCCCGACCGACGAGGTGACGGCATGA